Genomic window (Chitinophaga parva):
TCTTTTCTATCACAGGGTTGGGATACACCACGCCGCTGCTCCCCTGGTACACCCGTTTTTCAAAGAACATAGGATTCTTGTCCGGCTTGCCGGTGCCGTAGGTGGGAATGATCACCTGCTCCTGCCAAACCGATACACTAGCTTCACGCATAACTATTGATTTAATGTCTGATTAACTGTTCCTCCAGCGCTTCCAGGGTTTGCCCCTTGGTTTCCTTTACCCTGCTTTTAACAAACAGGAAGCCCAGGAAGCAAATGCCGGCATACATATAGAAAGGGCCATAAGTACCCAGTGCGCGGGCCAGCACCGGGAAGGTAAATACCAGCACGAAATAGGCGCTCCACAAACAGATGGTGGCCACGGCAGATGCAGCGCCACGGATCCTGTTTGGGAAGATCTCTGCGATGAGCACCCAGGTAACCGGCGCCAGCGACATGGCATACATGCCAATGGCCAGCATCACGAAGATGGACACATAACCGGCGCCTGCATGATTTTGCAGCAGGAACGCCAGCACGATATACAGCACGGACAACCCGATGGAACCCACCAGCATCAAGGGCCTGCGGCCCAGCTTATCCACCTGCCACATGGCCAGTATGGTAAACACCAGGTTCACCAGGCCTATCACCACGGTCTCCATCAACTGATGATCAAGGTTGGCACCTACCGATTCAAAAATGGTGGACGTATAATTGAATACCACGTTGATGCCGCACAGTTGCTGGAACACCGCCAGTAAAATGCCCACCACTACGGCAGACCGTACGCCTTTTCCAAACACCGCTTTAAAAGGCACGGCACCACCTTCCATGGAGCGCGAAATGGCTGCATGGGTAGCTGCCGCAAATGAAGCAGCGCCCAGGCGTTGTAATACTTTTTCTGCCTCCCCCGTCCGCCCGGCTTTGATGAGCCAGCGCGGGCTTTCCGGCAGCCACAATACACCTAGTAAAAAGATGGCGGAAGGCACTGCGCCCAGGCCAAACATCCAGCGCCACGATTGTGCGCCTTCTTTCGCTAAAAAGTAGTTCACCAGGTTTGTGACCAGGATGCCTATTACTACGGTGAGCTGGTTGATGGCCACATTGCGCCCCCTCACCTCCGCCGGTGAGATCTCCGCAATGTACATGGGGCATAGCATGGAGGCCATGCCCACACCTATACCGGCCATAAACCGCATAGCCATAAAAAAGGCCAGGCTGTGTGCCAATGCAATGGCAACGGACGATAATGCAAAGATCAACGCGGCCAGCATGAGGCCCGCGCGCCTGCC
Coding sequences:
- a CDS encoding sugar porter family MFS transporter: MQTSNTYNNTYIIGISFISALGGYLFGFDFAVIAGALPFLRVQFVLDPVWEGFLTGTLALGCIAGCLVAGRIAESYGRRAGLMLAALIFALSSVAIALAHSLAFFMAMRFMAGIGVGMASMLCPMYIAEISPAEVRGRNVAINQLTVVIGILVTNLVNYFLAKEGAQSWRWMFGLGAVPSAIFLLGVLWLPESPRWLIKAGRTGEAEKVLQRLGAASFAAATHAAISRSMEGGAVPFKAVFGKGVRSAVVVGILLAVFQQLCGINVVFNYTSTIFESVGANLDHQLMETVVIGLVNLVFTILAMWQVDKLGRRPLMLVGSIGLSVLYIVLAFLLQNHAGAGYVSIFVMLAIGMYAMSLAPVTWVLIAEIFPNRIRGAASAVATICLWSAYFVLVFTFPVLARALGTYGPFYMYAGICFLGFLFVKSRVKETKGQTLEALEEQLIRH